In the genome of Brachypodium distachyon strain Bd21 chromosome 3, Brachypodium_distachyon_v3.0, whole genome shotgun sequence, the window GGTATAGTTGTTAATGACTTGTTGGGTCCTTATTTTAAAACCAAAAAGGGACTTAGACAGGGTGATCCCCTCTCCCCCCTTCTGTTCAATATTGTAGTAGATGTGCTTAATGTACTGCTTAAGCAAGCCCAAGAGCAGGGATTGATTAGAGGCCTGGTACCTAACTTAGTTCCAGGTGGACTAAGTATGCTCCAATACGCTGATGACACTATCTTTTTGTTTGATGGGGACCTGGAAGGTGCTAGAAACCTTAAGTTCCTACTCTGCATTTTTGAACATATAACAGGTTTGAAAATTAATTTCCATAAAAGTGAGGTCTATTGTTTTGGGGCAGCTGTAAATCATAGTGATGCTTTGTCACAGATTTTTACTTGTAAAATAGGTACTGTTCCTTTTAGATACCTAGGTGTACCTGTCCATAATAAAAGTTTAAGTAATGCTGACTGGAAAGATATTGAGGAAAAGGTAGAAAAGAAGTTGGGTTGCTGGAAAGGAAAACTTCTTTCTTATGGTGGTCGCCTAACTTTACTAAATTCTAGTTTAACACATGTCCCCTCATATATGATGTGTCTTTATGATTTACCTAAGGGAGTTAAGAAGCGTATTGATCATTTTAGAACTAGATTATGATGGCAGGAGGATCAGGGGGTGAGAAAATACCATCTTGTGAGTTGGCCAGTGGTGTGCCACCCCAAGAACAAGGTGGGCTTGGGGTGGTGGATTTAACTGTTAAGAATATTAGCTATCTAGGTAAATGGTTATGGAGATTAGAAAATGAAGATGGCCTTTGGCAACGTTTGCTGAGAGCTAAGTATGTGTGGTAGGAAGCAAGCTCAATCCCAGTTCTGGAATGGACTTATGCAAGTTAAAGATCTGTTCTCTAAATTCTGTGTTAAGATTGTAGGAAATGGTAGAAGAACTCTGTTTTGGCAGGATGTTTGGATTGGTGAATTCAGTTTGCAACATAGATATCCTCTTTTGTTTAATATTTCCTTGAATCAAGATAGTACTGTGCATGAGGTTCTGGGTAAGGGGTTGCATAGTCTTTCTTTTAGAAGAAATTTTAATAATACTACTTATTTAATGTGGCAGGATCTTAGAAATATATGCTCTGCAATAAGCCTTGATGATAAAGAGGATAGATGTAGATGTGTCCTGGAGAAGAGTGGTGTTTTTACTGTCAAATCTTTCTATAATGCCTTATAGGATTAGACCCCCCTTTAAGCAATTCTGGAAACTCAAAATGCCACTGAAAATTAAAGTTTTCATGTGGctgattcataaaaaaagcATCTTAACTAGAGATGTGTTGATTCACAAAGGATGGAAGGGCCACAAAGAATGTGTTTTCTGTGAACAAGTGGAGAGTATTGATCATTTATTCCTAGATTGCCCAGTAGCTAGATTTATGGACTACTATTAGTTGTACCTTTGGTATTAAACATAGGCCGGTTTGGTTACAACTGTTGCACAGATGGATAGTTAGCTTTCCTATTTCTGTTCGAACCTGTGTTGCTATTTGTGTAGCTGCTTTATGTTGGTCTATTTGGAAAGCTAGGAATTCCACCTGCTTTCAAGGAATTTTACTTAAGGATTCTGCTAACTTGATTTTTTCTCTCTGCCATTGGATGGAATTCTGCAGAAAATTAAGGTTAAGCAAGATCTGCTACTTGTTGCTTTGGTGCTCAAGAAGGTGATGAATGAAGCGATGCATAAATCTCATGGCTGGGGTTCCCTGCGACGTCTGGAGCATTGAagaagttttctttttgctgtTTTAGATGATGTAGTGTTTCCTTTTTGTATCGGTTATATTGGTtccatttgttttattgttcACAGGCGTGTGTTCCCAGCTGTGTCTGAACATCTGAACTGTGGACCGATGCGGTTTCTTCAATAAAATCGGGAGCGTGGCTCCTTTCTCTTAAAAAAACCATGTATTTGTAACGTACCAATCAACATGTCTCGGAATAGAACGTTAAACGTTTTCTACGCCTTTTCGTGGCTCTTATATCTGTGATCAAACGGTTAAAATAGTTAAAATGACGTGAATCAACGTGGAGTCTCTTCTCGGTACCCCTCGTAATAATAAATATATTCTCTGGCCGTAATTACTTGTCGGTGAtttacaactttgtactaaatatgagacaagtaatatgggtatgtaatatgggtcggaggaagtaatataTACTCCACATAATACATGTGTGAATCCATCGGTCGCATGAAGAGGCTaggattttcttctttttggaaaaaaaaagcaaaagcattTCGAAATAACAACTGCTGGTACTGTTAGTAGACTAAACTAGTGCGTCATCCTCTACGCATTACTGGTAGTTTTGTGCCGAAATTAATGCACAGACACCAAACTAGCTTTATGTCATGGAACCATTGCTTCGATCTCATGGACTCTCAAACCAGTGGTCAAAGACAGCATTAGTCAGCCAGCAAGTTGTCACATGCCTCCGTCTACTACCGAGCCTTGTTGTCCAAGATGGGCACGTACATCTGCTTGCATGCTTCAATTTGCAAGCATCACGGATGACGCATCGATGCCTGAATACCTCCATACACCAACCCAATCCTAAcagcatatatacatgcagtTCCCTGCCACAAAGTACTCAGTTACTCACCCAACAAAATACACAAGCTAAAACAATCACGACCTTCGTACACAAATCAAGCAGGAGATCGATCATGGCTGGAGGAGACGACCTGAAGCTGCTCGGCGCATGGGCAAGCCCATTCGTCACCAGAGTGAAGCTTGCCCTCGCCTTCAAGGGCCTGAGCTTCGAGGACGTGGAGGAGGACCTGAGCAACAAgagcgagctcctcctcgcgtCCAACCCGGTGCACAAGAAAATACCCGTGCTCCTCCACAACGGCAAGCCCGTCTGCGAGTCCGTGGTGATCGTTCAGTACATCGACGAGgccttccccggcgccggccttTCTCTCCTCCCCTCCGACCCCCACGACCGCGCCGTCGTCCGCTTCTGGGCTGCGTACATTGACGACAAGGTTTGGCACGCACgccttcctttctttctgCAATTCAAGCATTATAAAAGCTGAATTCACTGAATCGCTGAATTTGTGTGTGCCTGTGTAGCTCGTGGCTCCGTGGGTGCAGTCGATGAGGGGAAAGACggaggaggacaaggccgAGGGGATTAAGCAGACGTTTGCGGCCGCAGAGACGCTTGAGGGAGCCCTGAGTGAGTGCTCCAAGGGGGAGGGATTCTTCGGCGGCGACAGTGTCGGGCTCGTCGATGTTTCGCTGGGGAGCCTGCTCTCGTGGCTTAAAGCTACGGAGGTGATGTCCGGTGCCAAGATCTTTGACCCCGTCAAGACCCCACTCCTTGCGGCGTGGATGGAACGCTTCGGCGAGC includes:
- the LOC100843078 gene encoding probable glutathione S-transferase GSTU6, whose protein sequence is MAGGDDLKLLGAWASPFVTRVKLALAFKGLSFEDVEEDLSNKSELLLASNPVHKKIPVLLHNGKPVCESVVIVQYIDEAFPGAGLSLLPSDPHDRAVVRFWAAYIDDKLVAPWVQSMRGKTEEDKAEGIKQTFAAAETLEGALSECSKGEGFFGGDSVGLVDVSLGSLLSWLKATEVMSGAKIFDPVKTPLLAAWMERFGELEAAKAALPDVDRVVEFAKKRAQAAAAAAAENQ